TCGTCGCCCTTTACAAGGTCCCGGAACCCGAACGCCCCGCCCTGCTGGAACACAACCGCGGCCGCGGCAACTTCACTCGCCTGCACCGCGACGGCCTCCCCGGCGCCACCCTCCGCGACCAGTGGATGCCCGACGCCCCCCTGGCCCAAACCCTGCACGGCACCTACGCGAACAACCCCACCGCCTGGCGCCGCCACATCAACGCCCACGTCTTCTTCTGGCTCAACCGCCCCCAGGCCGAACGCCTCGCCCGCGTGAACCGCGCCCGCGCCCAGACCGTCCTCGCCTTCGACACGGCCCGCCTCCTCGCGGCCCATGCCGGCCACGCCTTCACCACCCCTATCAACACAGGCATCGCCACCGGCCTCTACGGCCGCCCCGGCTCCCCGCGCGACGAGACCACCTTCCAGCCCGTCGCCGCCTACCCCCGCCCGGACCGCCGCGCCCCGAAGGAACTCGCCATCCGGGACGGCATCCCCGACGCCGCGGCCTACCTGATCCAGCCCTGACGGGGCCGGGACCTCCCCGGCCCCGCCCTCACCTCACAGACCGCCCCGCCCGAACAGCAGATAGACAAGCAGCACGATCACCAGCAGCCCGAGGATCCCCCCGAACCCGCCACCCCCGTAATACCCGCTCCGATACCCATAGTACCCGCCCCCGCCGAACAGCAGGAACAGCACGATGATGATCAGAATCAGCGTCATCGACCCCACCTCCTAAATGCGGCACGGCGCGCGCCGCCTCACCCTCCAGCAACGCAGCAACTCACCTTTCGTCGCGAAAACCCCGCCCCGCATCCAACCCCCGCCCCGCGCGTT
This genomic window from Pararoseomonas sp. SCSIO 73927 contains:
- a CDS encoding DUF7002 family protein; translation: MTAAPEGAARFAARFPLLFHVTDPEALPGIRRDGLLSAAALVALYKVPEPERPALLEHNRGRGNFTRLHRDGLPGATLRDQWMPDAPLAQTLHGTYANNPTAWRRHINAHVFFWLNRPQAERLARVNRARAQTVLAFDTARLLAAHAGHAFTTPINTGIATGLYGRPGSPRDETTFQPVAAYPRPDRRAPKELAIRDGIPDAAAYLIQP
- a CDS encoding DUF3309 domain-containing protein yields the protein MTLILIIIVLFLLFGGGGYYGYRSGYYGGGGFGGILGLLVIVLLVYLLFGRGGL